In the Halosolutus gelatinilyticus genome, AAGACGTCTGCATCTACCGGTCGCTTGGCGACCAGGCGGTCGAAACGGCGCTGTACATCGGCCACCGCTCGTACCTCCACCACACGGCCGTTGGCAAGGCGATCCTGACCCAGATGAGCGAGGACCAGATCGACGAGATCATCGATCGATACGGGCTGCCAGCGGTGGCGGAGGGCACGATCACGGACCGCGACGAACTGTTCGATGAACTGGAGACGATCCGCAAGGACGGCGTCGCCTACAACCGGGAAGAGACCATCCGGGGGCTCGTCGGCGTCGGCGTCCCGATCCTGCACCACGAGGAGAACATCTACGGCGCCATCAGCGTCATCGGACCGGTCAACCGACTCGACGACGAGACCTTGAACGAGGAAATTGTCGAGATGATTAAACAGCGCTCGAACGTCATCGAAGTGAACTCCACGTCCGTGTACAATTCGGGCCTGTAAGACCGACT is a window encoding:
- a CDS encoding IclR family transcriptional regulator — protein: MPPKRPSTDRKTVNAVQKTLDIVEALQELEGAGVTELANHVGITKGTVHNHLATLEENNYVVKDNEDTYQLGFRFLDTAHHARNRIAIYDTIKQEVDKLAEETGEMALFSVEEHGKDVCIYRSLGDQAVETALYIGHRSYLHHTAVGKAILTQMSEDQIDEIIDRYGLPAVAEGTITDRDELFDELETIRKDGVAYNREETIRGLVGVGVPILHHEENIYGAISVIGPVNRLDDETLNEEIVEMIKQRSNVIEVNSTSVYNSGL